From one Bacteroides fragilis NCTC 9343 genomic stretch:
- a CDS encoding formate--tetrahydrofolate ligase, with amino-acid sequence MKSDIEIARSVELKKIKQVAESIGIPRDEVENYGRYIAKIPEYLIDEEKVKKSNLILVTAITATKAGIGKTTVSIGLALGLNKIGKKAIVALREPSLGPCFGMKGGAAGGGYAQVLPMEKINLHFTGDFHAITSAHNMISALLDNYLYQNQSKGFGLKEILWRRVLDVNDRSLRNIVVGLGPKTNGITQESGFDITPASEIMAILCLSKDVDDLRRRIENILLGYTYDNKPFTVKDLGVAGAITVLLKDAIHPNLVQTTEGTAAFVHGGPFANIAHGCNSILATKMAMTFGDYVITEAGFGADLGAEKFYNIKCRKSGLQPRLTVIVATAQGLKMHGGVSLDRIKEPNLEGLREGLRNLDKHVRNLHSFGQTVIVAFNKFASDTDEEMELLREHCEQLGVGYAINNAFSEGGEGAVDLANLVVETIENKPSEPLQFTYNDEDSVQQKIEKVATNLYGASVVTYSTLTRNKIKLIEEMGIGHYPVCIAKTQYSFSADPKVYGAVDNFELHIKDIVINNGAEMIVAIAGEIMRMPGLPKEPQALHIDIVDGNIEGLS; translated from the coding sequence ATGAAATCAGACATAGAAATAGCACGTAGTGTTGAGTTGAAGAAAATAAAACAAGTAGCAGAAAGCATCGGCATTCCCCGCGATGAAGTAGAAAATTATGGTCGTTATATTGCCAAAATTCCCGAGTATCTGATTGATGAAGAGAAAGTAAAAAAGAGTAACCTGATTTTGGTTACTGCCATTACTGCAACCAAGGCGGGCATTGGTAAAACGACTGTTTCTATCGGTCTTGCGTTAGGACTGAATAAGATTGGCAAAAAAGCAATTGTCGCTTTGCGCGAACCTTCCTTGGGACCGTGCTTCGGAATGAAAGGAGGAGCGGCAGGAGGCGGTTATGCCCAGGTACTTCCGATGGAGAAGATTAATTTGCATTTTACCGGTGATTTTCATGCTATCACTTCTGCTCACAATATGATTTCCGCATTGCTGGATAATTATTTATACCAAAATCAATCTAAGGGTTTCGGTCTAAAAGAGATTCTTTGGCGTCGGGTACTTGATGTGAACGACCGTTCTTTACGGAATATCGTAGTTGGTCTAGGACCGAAGACCAACGGTATTACGCAGGAATCCGGATTTGATATTACTCCAGCATCAGAAATCATGGCAATTCTTTGTCTTTCAAAAGACGTGGATGATCTTCGCCGTCGAATTGAAAATATTCTTTTAGGATATACCTATGATAATAAACCGTTTACAGTTAAAGATCTGGGTGTGGCAGGAGCTATAACAGTTCTATTGAAAGATGCTATACATCCGAACCTGGTACAGACTACCGAAGGTACTGCCGCCTTTGTGCATGGAGGTCCATTTGCTAATATTGCTCATGGATGTAATTCTATATTAGCAACGAAGATGGCAATGACTTTTGGTGATTATGTAATTACAGAGGCCGGTTTCGGTGCTGATTTGGGAGCAGAGAAATTCTACAATATTAAATGTCGCAAGAGTGGGTTGCAGCCGCGTTTGACAGTGATTGTGGCTACTGCGCAAGGACTTAAAATGCATGGGGGAGTTAGTCTCGATCGCATTAAGGAGCCAAACCTCGAAGGATTGAGAGAAGGTTTGCGTAATTTAGATAAGCATGTCCGCAATCTGCACTCGTTTGGTCAGACTGTTATTGTTGCTTTCAATAAGTTTGCCAGTGATACGGATGAAGAGATGGAGTTGCTTCGTGAGCACTGTGAGCAGTTGGGAGTAGGCTATGCTATCAATAATGCTTTTTCAGAAGGTGGTGAAGGCGCCGTCGATCTGGCGAATCTGGTGGTTGAGACAATTGAAAACAAACCATCCGAACCATTACAGTTTACCTATAATGATGAAGATAGTGTACAGCAGAAGATTGAGAAAGTCGCAACCAATTTATACGGTGCAAGCGTTGTGACCTATAGCACATTGACCCGTAACAAGATTAAATTAATTGAAGAAATGGGAATCGGTCATTATCCTGTATGCATTGCCAAAACGCAATATTCTTTTTCAGCCGATCCAAAAGTATATGGGGCAGTAGATAACTTTGAACTCCATATTAAAGATATCGTTATTAACAATGGAGCCGAAATGATTGTAGCGATTGCAGGTGAGATTATGCGTATGCCTGGTTTGCCAAAAGAGCCGCAAGCACTCCATATCGATATTGTGGATGGTAATATTGAAGGATTGAGCTAA
- a CDS encoding TapB family protein: MKIRNLMVAATLLVTAGAMAQNQDCAFFFPNQEGEQITRNCYTADGKLTNILVYRVDQAYEYPSGMEVVANYTFADAAGKTLNSGQMVARCSDGNFSMSMGDVATFPTALNMMNADVYMMGDLMNYPDAFSNPMNPGDDDEFDDGTLRLYQKGNKNNRAEISVFDREFVTTETVNTPAGAFYCTKVKYEMNIWTPKETIKGYGYEWYAPNIGIVRSEQYNNKKELQSYSVLERIKK; encoded by the coding sequence ATGAAAATAAGAAATCTAATGGTCGCAGCAACCTTATTGGTTACTGCCGGAGCTATGGCTCAAAATCAAGATTGTGCCTTCTTTTTTCCCAACCAAGAAGGTGAACAAATCACCCGTAATTGCTACACTGCTGATGGTAAACTTACTAATATCCTAGTCTACAGAGTAGATCAGGCGTATGAATATCCGTCAGGTATGGAGGTAGTAGCAAATTATACATTTGCTGATGCCGCAGGCAAAACACTCAATTCCGGACAAATGGTAGCTCGTTGTAGCGATGGAAATTTTTCTATGAGTATGGGAGATGTGGCAACATTCCCCACAGCACTCAACATGATGAACGCTGATGTATATATGATGGGAGATTTAATGAATTATCCGGATGCCTTTTCTAATCCGATGAATCCGGGAGACGATGACGAATTTGATGACGGAACTCTGCGTCTTTACCAAAAAGGAAATAAAAACAACCGGGCTGAAATCTCCGTTTTCGACAGAGAATTTGTTACTACAGAAACTGTAAATACTCCTGCTGGAGCATTTTATTGTACGAAAGTAAAGTATGAAATGAATATCTGGACACCGAAAGAAACAATTAAGGGTTACGGATATGAATGGTATGCACCCAATATTGGTATTGTCCGTTCCGAACAATATAATAATAAAAAGGAGCTACAATCGTACAGTGTGTTAGAAAGAATTAAAAAATAG
- the glyA gene encoding serine hydroxymethyltransferase produces the protein MKRDDLIFDIIEKEHQRQLKGIELIASENFVSDQVMEAMGSCLTNKYAEGYPGKRYYGGCEVVDQSEQIAIDRLKEIFGAEWANVQPHSGAQANAAVFLAVLNPGDKFMGLNLAHGGHLSHGSLVNTSGIIYTPCEYNLKQETGRVDYDQMEEVALREKPKMIIGGGSAYSREWDYKRMREIADKVGAILMIDMAHPAGLIAAGLLDNPVKYAHIVTSTTHKTLRGPRGGVIMMGKDFPNPWGKKTPKGEIKMMSQLLDSAVFPGIQGGPLEHVIAAKAVAFGECLQPEYKEYQKQVQKNAAVLAQALIDRGFTIVSGGTDNHSMLVDLRSKYPTLTGKVAEKALVSADITVNKNMVPFDSRSAFQTSGIRLGTPAITTRGAKEDLMLEIAEMIETVLSNVENEEVIAQVRARVNKTMEKYPIFAY, from the coding sequence ATGAAAAGAGACGATTTAATTTTCGATATTATCGAAAAAGAACATCAACGTCAGTTGAAAGGCATTGAGCTGATCGCATCAGAAAATTTCGTAAGTGATCAGGTGATGGAGGCAATGGGATCTTGTCTTACCAATAAATATGCGGAAGGATATCCGGGTAAACGCTACTATGGTGGCTGTGAAGTGGTAGACCAAAGCGAACAAATTGCCATTGACCGCCTGAAAGAGATTTTTGGTGCAGAATGGGCCAATGTGCAACCCCACTCAGGAGCACAGGCTAATGCAGCCGTATTTCTGGCTGTACTGAATCCGGGAGATAAATTCATGGGGCTGAATCTGGCACATGGAGGACACCTTTCACATGGTTCATTAGTAAACACTTCGGGAATCATTTATACTCCCTGCGAATATAATCTGAAACAGGAAACTGGGCGCGTAGATTACGATCAAATGGAGGAAGTAGCATTGCGTGAAAAGCCCAAAATGATCATTGGAGGCGGTTCGGCCTACTCTCGTGAATGGGATTATAAACGTATGCGCGAAATTGCCGACAAGGTAGGAGCAATTCTCATGATCGACATGGCACATCCTGCTGGGTTAATTGCAGCCGGTCTATTGGATAATCCTGTGAAATATGCACATATTGTGACTTCAACCACTCATAAGACCCTCCGAGGACCTCGTGGTGGCGTAATCATGATGGGAAAAGACTTTCCTAATCCTTGGGGAAAGAAAACTCCGAAAGGAGAAATTAAGATGATGTCTCAACTACTTGACTCAGCTGTATTCCCAGGAATACAAGGAGGGCCGTTGGAACATGTGATTGCAGCCAAAGCTGTAGCTTTCGGTGAATGTTTGCAACCCGAATATAAAGAATATCAAAAACAGGTACAAAAGAATGCCGCTGTATTAGCACAAGCCTTGATTGACCGTGGTTTCACTATTGTTTCAGGTGGCACAGATAATCATTCCATGCTGGTTGACTTGCGTAGTAAATACCCTACTCTAACAGGTAAGGTTGCAGAAAAAGCACTCGTATCTGCTGATATAACAGTTAATAAAAATATGGTTCCGTTTGATAGTCGTTCCGCATTCCAGACTTCAGGTATCCGTTTGGGTACTCCTGCCATCACAACACGTGGTGCAAAAGAAGATCTGATGTTGGAAATCGCGGAAATGATCGAAACCGTATTATCTAACGTAGAAAATGAAGAAGTGATAGCACAAGTACGTGCACGTGTCAACAAGACAATGGAAAAATATCCGATCTTCGCATATTAA
- a CDS encoding porin family protein: MKRIVLLFISIWIAFAAYGEDNHKKERHPDDRKINVGIRGGFNSSMFLVSDLKIKDVTIDEIQNNYKIGYFGALFMRLNMKRHFIQPEISYNISRCEISFDKLGSQHPDIEPDYASVSSTIHSIDFPLLYGYHVVKQGPYTMSLFAGPKLRYLWNKKNKITFENFDQQGIHEKLYPFNVSAVIGVSVNISRIFFDFRYEQGLHNLSKSVTYDNIDMEGRPEVSNITFRRRDNVLSFSLGVIF; the protein is encoded by the coding sequence GTGAAACGAATAGTTCTCCTTTTTATATCGATATGGATTGCTTTTGCCGCTTATGGGGAAGACAATCATAAAAAGGAAAGACACCCGGATGACCGCAAAATAAATGTAGGAATCAGGGGTGGATTCAACTCTTCTATGTTTCTGGTTTCTGATCTGAAAATTAAAGATGTAACCATTGACGAAATTCAGAACAACTACAAAATAGGATATTTCGGTGCTCTCTTTATGCGCTTGAACATGAAAAGGCATTTTATACAACCGGAAATCTCGTACAATATCAGCAGGTGCGAGATTTCTTTCGATAAACTCGGCTCACAGCATCCCGACATTGAACCTGACTATGCATCGGTCAGTTCCACTATCCACAGCATTGATTTTCCATTACTATATGGTTATCATGTAGTAAAACAAGGTCCTTACACAATGTCTCTCTTTGCAGGACCGAAACTAAGATACTTGTGGAATAAGAAGAATAAAATCACTTTTGAGAACTTTGATCAACAGGGTATCCACGAAAAGCTGTATCCCTTCAATGTCAGTGCAGTAATTGGCGTTAGTGTCAACATCTCCCGCATTTTTTTCGATTTTCGATACGAGCAAGGGCTTCACAATTTATCAAAATCAGTAACATACGATAATATAGATATGGAAGGTAGACCGGAAGTAAGCAATATCACCTTTCGACGTCGTGACAATGTGCTTAGTTTTTCACTCGGAGTTATATTTTAA
- a CDS encoding flavin reductase family protein, with translation MKQDWKPGTLIYPLPAVLVSCGSDESEYNILTVAWTGTICTNPPMCYISVRPERHSYPIIKKNMEFVINLTTRDMAFATDWCGVRSGKDYHKFEEMKLTPGKCSVVNAPLIEESPLCIECRVKEIVSLGSHDMFISDVVNIRADDRHLNRETGKLELAEANPLVYVHGGYYNLGEKIGKFGWSVEKKTK, from the coding sequence ATGAAGCAAGACTGGAAGCCCGGAACTCTGATTTATCCGTTGCCTGCCGTATTGGTAAGTTGCGGAAGCGATGAAAGCGAATACAATATACTTACGGTGGCATGGACCGGAACCATTTGTACCAATCCGCCGATGTGTTACATTTCTGTTCGTCCCGAACGTCATTCTTATCCTATTATAAAAAAGAATATGGAATTTGTGATCAATTTAACAACCCGGGATATGGCATTCGCAACAGATTGGTGTGGGGTACGTTCAGGGAAGGATTATCATAAGTTTGAAGAAATGAAACTAACCCCGGGCAAATGTTCTGTAGTGAATGCACCTCTCATTGAAGAATCTCCCCTTTGTATTGAATGCCGTGTGAAAGAAATCGTATCTCTGGGATCACATGACATGTTTATTTCTGACGTAGTAAACATCCGTGCAGATGATCGTCATCTAAACCGGGAAACCGGAAAGTTGGAACTGGCAGAAGCAAATCCGCTTGTATATGTACACGGAGGATATTATAATTTAGGAGAAAAGATAGGAAAATTCGGTTGGTCAGTAGAAAAGAAAACAAAGTGA
- the pyrI gene encoding aspartate carbamoyltransferase regulatory subunit → MSENKQALQVAALKNGTVIDHIPSEKLFTVVSLLGLEHMTTNITIGFNLDSKKLGKKGIIKIADKFFCDEEINRISVVAPHVKLNIIRDYEVVEKKEVRMPDELKAIVKCANPKCITNNEPMATLFHVIDKDNCVIKCHYCEKEQKREDITII, encoded by the coding sequence ATGAGCGAGAATAAACAAGCATTACAGGTGGCCGCACTGAAAAATGGCACTGTTATCGATCATATACCTTCAGAGAAACTTTTTACGGTAGTTTCATTGCTCGGATTGGAACACATGACGACTAATATTACTATCGGATTCAATTTGGACAGTAAAAAACTAGGTAAGAAAGGAATCATCAAGATTGCCGATAAATTTTTCTGTGACGAAGAAATCAATCGAATTTCCGTAGTAGCCCCTCATGTGAAACTGAACATCATCCGTGATTACGAAGTAGTAGAAAAAAAAGAAGTGCGAATGCCTGACGAGTTAAAAGCTATCGTAAAATGTGCTAATCCCAAATGTATCACGAATAATGAACCGATGGCTACTTTATTTCATGTGATCGACAAAGACAATTGTGTTATAAAATGTCATTACTGCGAGAAAGAACAAAAAAGAGAAGATATTACAATCATTTAG
- the pyrB gene encoding aspartate carbamoyltransferase: MENRSLVTIAEHSREKILYMLEMAKQFEKNPNRRLLEGKVVATLFFEPSTRTRLSFETAANRLGARVIGFSDPKATSSSKGETLKDTIMMVSNYADVIVMRHYLEGAARYASEVAPVPIVNAGDGANQHPSQTMLDLYSIYKTQGTLENLNIYLVGDLKYGRTVHSLLMAMRHFNPTFHFIAPEELKMPEEYKIYCKEHNIKYVEHTDFNEEVIKDADILYMTRVQRERFTDLMEYERVKNVYILKAKMLENTRSNLRILHPLPRVNEIAYDVDDSPKAYYFQQAQNGLYARQAILCDVLGITLQDIL; this comes from the coding sequence ATGGAAAACAGAAGTTTAGTAACCATAGCGGAGCATTCGAGGGAGAAAATTCTCTATATGCTCGAAATGGCGAAACAATTTGAAAAGAATCCCAACCGCCGGTTATTGGAAGGCAAAGTAGTCGCTACCCTGTTCTTTGAACCTTCTACGCGTACCCGACTAAGTTTCGAAACTGCTGCCAATCGACTAGGCGCACGGGTAATCGGATTTTCGGATCCCAAAGCCACCAGTTCATCCAAGGGGGAGACTCTGAAAGATACCATTATGATGGTGAGTAATTACGCTGATGTGATTGTTATGAGACATTATCTGGAAGGAGCAGCACGCTATGCAAGTGAAGTGGCTCCGGTACCTATCGTAAATGCCGGAGACGGAGCCAACCAGCATCCTTCGCAAACGATGCTCGATCTCTATTCTATATATAAAACACAAGGTACACTGGAGAATCTGAATATCTATTTGGTAGGTGATTTGAAATACGGACGTACCGTACACTCTTTACTGATGGCTATGCGCCACTTTAACCCGACTTTCCACTTTATTGCCCCCGAGGAACTGAAAATGCCGGAAGAATATAAAATATATTGCAAAGAGCACAATATAAAATATGTAGAGCATACGGACTTTAACGAAGAGGTAATTAAGGATGCTGATATCCTTTACATGACCCGCGTACAACGTGAACGTTTCACTGATCTAATGGAATATGAACGGGTAAAAAACGTATATATCCTTAAAGCGAAAATGCTTGAAAATACTCGTTCTAACCTTCGTATTCTTCATCCGTTACCACGTGTCAATGAAATTGCTTATGATGTGGATGACAGTCCGAAAGCTTATTATTTTCAACAAGCGCAAAATGGACTCTATGCCCGTCAAGCTATACTTTGCGATGTATTAGGAATCACTTTACAAGATATTTTATAA
- a CDS encoding LysO family transporter translates to MFSIISIMFLGIGIGYLLRNLKFLEKVEKSTSLTIFLLLFVLGLSIGSNSLIVNNLGKFGWQAIVLATSSILGSMLASFLVLRLFFKKGGKS, encoded by the coding sequence ATGTTTTCCATTATATCTATCATGTTTTTAGGTATTGGCATCGGTTATTTGCTGCGTAACCTGAAATTTCTGGAGAAAGTAGAAAAGAGTACTTCGCTTACGATATTCCTGCTACTTTTCGTGCTGGGCCTTTCGATAGGCTCCAATAGTTTAATCGTAAATAATCTGGGTAAATTCGGATGGCAAGCCATTGTGTTGGCTACTTCAAGTATCTTGGGCAGCATGTTGGCTTCTTTTCTCGTATTACGCCTGTTTTTCAAGAAAGGAGGAAAGTCATGA
- a CDS encoding lysine exporter LysO family protein has protein sequence MKSSLIVVAFFCIGCLVGIFNDFQFDMHNLSMYILYALMLQVGISIGSNKNLKFLIKSLRPNMLLVPIATIVGTLLFSAFASLLLSQWSVFDCMAVGSGFAYYSLSSILITQFKEASVGLQLATELGTIALLANIFREMMALLGAPLIRKYFGKLAPISAAGVNSMDVLLPSITLYSGKDMIPVAIFHGILIDMSVPFFVSLFCSL, from the coding sequence ATGAAAAGCAGTCTAATTGTTGTTGCATTTTTCTGTATAGGTTGTCTGGTCGGAATCTTCAATGATTTCCAGTTTGACATGCACAATCTTTCTATGTACATACTTTATGCGTTGATGTTGCAGGTTGGCATCAGTATCGGGAGCAATAAGAATCTGAAATTTCTGATCAAAAGCCTACGTCCCAATATGCTTTTAGTGCCGATAGCTACCATTGTCGGAACTCTTCTTTTTTCAGCTTTTGCCAGTTTATTGCTGAGTCAGTGGAGTGTATTCGATTGTATGGCGGTAGGAAGCGGATTTGCTTATTATTCCCTTTCATCTATTTTGATTACTCAATTCAAAGAGGCTTCTGTCGGATTACAGTTGGCAACAGAGCTTGGCACTATTGCTTTGCTGGCTAATATCTTCCGTGAGATGATGGCATTGCTGGGTGCACCGTTAATCCGAAAATACTTTGGAAAACTGGCACCAATTTCTGCAGCCGGAGTAAATTCAATGGATGTATTGTTGCCATCCATCACCCTTTATTCCGGAAAGGATATGATACCCGTTGCCATTTTTCATGGTATTCTCATTGATATGAGTGTACCTTTCTTTGTTTCATTGTTCTGCAGTTTATAG
- a CDS encoding FimB/Mfa2 family fimbrial subunit: MFTCKIEAGFRVFIFIILHFVLTNCIREDMSGCPRDDGGLALKFSYDTNADSRLSTAQGVDRLAVFIFDEKGLFISQVNDSMTSINDDYVMELPYKQGSYQFVAWGGYDKSTYQTSECVPRKTYIDDFFLSVKRQEDNQVTNQPKLLYHGMHDIVELNSKEKTIVLINLKQMTNHIRVIAHNLNQDRSDNIYIEDNNGKYGYDSQFSDDDRITYIPIYEASSEQSNPLIADFNVMRLEKDREPWLRIADKTGTIRYDENLIGKLIGGNPNIDFEHNHDFTIEISFDNYIPVIIKINGWEIVNEEI; the protein is encoded by the coding sequence ATGTTTACCTGCAAGATAGAAGCCGGATTCAGAGTATTCATATTCATTATATTGCATTTCGTACTCACGAATTGTATCCGGGAAGATATGTCCGGATGTCCCCGGGATGATGGAGGGCTGGCTCTCAAATTCAGCTATGATACAAATGCAGACTCAAGACTGAGCACTGCGCAAGGTGTTGATCGATTGGCTGTTTTCATATTCGATGAAAAAGGACTTTTTATCTCTCAGGTAAACGATTCTATGACTTCAATCAACGACGATTATGTCATGGAGCTGCCTTACAAACAGGGCAGTTACCAATTTGTAGCATGGGGTGGCTATGATAAAAGTACTTATCAGACTTCTGAATGTGTGCCGAGGAAAACTTATATCGATGATTTCTTTCTATCTGTAAAACGTCAGGAGGACAACCAGGTAACCAATCAGCCCAAACTGCTCTATCATGGTATGCACGATATAGTGGAGCTTAACAGTAAAGAAAAAACAATCGTATTGATAAACTTGAAACAAATGACGAATCATATCCGGGTTATTGCTCATAATTTGAATCAAGATAGAAGTGACAACATTTATATAGAGGATAATAACGGTAAGTATGGATATGATTCACAATTCTCCGATGATGACCGGATAACCTATATTCCCATTTATGAAGCATCATCGGAACAATCAAATCCGTTGATTGCCGACTTCAATGTAATGAGGCTGGAAAAGGATAGAGAACCCTGGCTGCGAATTGCCGACAAAACTGGTACAATCCGCTATGATGAGAATCTTATTGGTAAACTTATAGGCGGAAATCCCAATATTGATTTTGAGCATAACCATGATTTCACCATTGAAATATCCTTCGATAACTACATCCCGGTCATTATCAAGATTAATGGCTGGGAGATAGTTAATGAAGAAATATGA
- a CDS encoding Mfa1 family fimbria major subunit (Members of this family are fimbrial shaft proteins (major subunit proteins), found in the Bacteriodetes. The family is named for Mfa1 from Porphyromonas gingivalis, and is related to but distinct from the family of FimA from the species.) has product MKTSKIFMTTLVALTMAACSNDNDWVDQSRNPDVIAPDAYASFSINIPHASKTRAVSTDPGIAAENTVKSLHVFIYDAESPNTPTVAEFTVAGGTLTQKPAGSSTWMTSQPISTKKTDKYIFAGVNLNAEIVNYITSNGLGAFSYKDFTQEITKLADQTNGFVMFNSAYPTLTPAADLYEKKSEAENNHITISVNRVTAKAAVFQSQSFVVNGGGTMTDLKFGWRNLNKKFYFIQDNRDALIKDYNWANYTAEDFTRGTDAINVYASADVPTSFSYATENAFQYISGTSNVDAATFISVSGVFTPTNIISAKKNPPTVAADFEIIVNPKPVDKTFFVVRTADGVANYFIDGPTAEKFAELCAANTPQMPSINGIYLLSENTYSNGLCYYHIFVNGDAVTPQAPYNIYRNQYFKININSIQAPGNPSDNFDRGEPIKPNSWIGVDIQIIPWEVIEEDHDL; this is encoded by the coding sequence ATGAAAACAAGTAAAATCTTTATGACTACACTGGTTGCATTGACTATGGCTGCATGCAGCAATGACAATGATTGGGTTGACCAGTCCAGGAATCCGGACGTAATTGCCCCGGATGCATATGCCTCTTTTTCCATCAACATTCCCCACGCATCGAAGACACGTGCAGTATCTACAGATCCGGGAATTGCAGCGGAAAACACTGTGAAATCCTTACATGTGTTTATTTATGACGCAGAATCTCCCAATACACCTACTGTAGCTGAATTTACGGTCGCAGGAGGTACACTCACACAGAAACCAGCCGGGAGTTCTACCTGGATGACCAGCCAACCGATCAGCACTAAAAAGACGGATAAATATATTTTTGCGGGAGTAAACCTTAATGCAGAAATAGTGAACTATATTACTTCTAACGGATTGGGTGCATTCAGCTATAAAGATTTCACACAAGAAATAACAAAATTGGCGGATCAAACAAATGGATTTGTCATGTTCAATAGTGCTTATCCGACCCTTACGCCCGCTGCTGATTTATATGAGAAGAAAAGTGAAGCCGAAAACAATCACATAACCATTTCTGTGAATCGCGTCACTGCAAAAGCGGCGGTGTTCCAATCACAGAGCTTTGTGGTGAACGGAGGCGGAACGATGACAGATCTGAAGTTCGGCTGGAGAAACCTGAATAAAAAATTCTACTTTATTCAGGATAACAGAGACGCTCTCATCAAAGACTATAATTGGGCTAATTATACCGCAGAAGATTTTACGAGGGGAACAGATGCCATCAACGTTTATGCTTCGGCTGATGTGCCTACCTCTTTTTCTTATGCTACGGAAAATGCATTCCAGTATATTTCGGGTACATCCAATGTGGATGCAGCAACTTTTATCAGTGTCAGCGGGGTATTTACACCCACTAACATCATATCTGCCAAAAAAAATCCCCCTACAGTTGCGGCTGATTTTGAAATCATCGTCAATCCGAAACCGGTGGATAAAACATTCTTTGTCGTGCGGACTGCCGATGGTGTTGCCAATTACTTTATAGATGGACCTACGGCAGAAAAGTTTGCGGAGCTATGTGCCGCGAATACTCCGCAAATGCCATCTATCAATGGGATCTACCTATTATCGGAGAATACGTATAGCAACGGATTGTGTTACTATCATATTTTTGTTAACGGTGACGCAGTCACACCGCAGGCTCCTTATAATATCTACAGAAACCAATATTTCAAGATCAACATCAATTCTATACAAGCACCGGGAAATCCTTCGGACAATTTTGACAGAGGAGAACCAATCAAGCCTAATTCATGGATTGGGGTCGACATCCAGATTATCCCTTGGGAGGTGATTGAAGAAGATCACGATTTATAA